Proteins from a single region of Bactrocera neohumeralis isolate Rockhampton unplaced genomic scaffold, APGP_CSIRO_Bneo_wtdbg2-racon-allhic-juicebox.fasta_v2 cluster10, whole genome shotgun sequence:
- the LOC126765300 gene encoding uncharacterized protein LOC126765300 yields the protein MKKPKSQIICLDSFILTINAMIALSGDIFEEYSNVSFILLGRMNQDALENFFYRIRANLGCNNHPSAHEMQYIVARLVSMHILRRNFSQTGSNCEEDDDENLDWNIGQEDDLKENLKPSEQLAVEQIYVPDEHFAQTEKPAEIQVRRYYTGYALYQKVFCRLKCEKCAYLMRKSDTSLQASSEALIRSKNYKSADDLRLVNPNDRVFEISRLQMSLYKDLFKENSCRVGIKSMILAQITTITEQKYPKWYREAGDCLEHRHQFLDFLITVLLFKNAKWLAQQQEESYKNEVRARYYNKREKLKKLVT from the coding sequence ATGAAAAAGCCCAAAAGCCAAATAATATGCCTCGATTCGTTTATATtaacaataaatgcaatgaTTGCATTGAGCGGCGATATATTCGAAGAATATTCGAATGTATCCTTTATACTCTTAGGGAGAATGAACCAGGACGcactggaaaactttttttataggaTACGGGCAAATTTAGGATGTAATAATCATCCATCAGCACACGAGATGCAATATATTGTTGCAAGGTTAGTATCCATGCATATATTGCGACGCAACTTCTCGCAAACAGGCAGCAATTGCGAAGAAGACGACGATGAAAACCTTGATTGGAATATTGGCCAGGAAGACGaccttaaagaaaatttaaaaccgtCTGAGCAACTTGCCGTGGAACAAATATATGTTCCAGATGAGCACTTTGCTCAGACCGAAAAACCAGCAGAAATACAGGTTCGTCGCTATTATACTGGATATGCACTATACCAGAAGGTTTTCTGCAGattaaaatgcgaaaaatgTGCATATTTAATGAGGAAGAGTGATACCTCTCTACAAGCCTCATCGGAAGCCCTTATAAggtctaaaaattataaaagcgcGGATGACCTAAGGCTGGTTAATCCCAATGATAGAGTCTTCGAGATAAGCCGCCTTCAAATGAGCCTCTATAAAGATTTGTTTAAGGAAAATTCTTGCAGAGTGGGTATAAAATCGATGATTTTAGCCCAGATTACTACAATTACCGAACAAAAATACCCAAAGTGGTACAGGGAGGCTGGAGATTGCCTCGAGCATAGGCaccaatttttagattttttaataacagtttTACTGTTTAAAAACGCGAAATGGCTGGCACAGCAGCAGGAAGAGTCTTACAAAAATGAAGTTAGGGCGAGATATTACAATAAAAGAGAGAAACTAAAGAAACTGGTAACATAA